From a single Micromonospora carbonacea genomic region:
- a CDS encoding cation diffusion facilitator family transporter → MGAGHDHHHGAANVADRHSGRLWAAFALLAALMIVEAVTALGTGSLALLSDAGHMFTDVLGIGMALAAITATRRATADPQRTFGLYRLEVLAALGNALLLSGVAVYVLVEAVRRFGDPPEVTTGPMLVVAVLGLLANVAAFALLRSGAKESINMRGAYLEVLGDLLGSVGVIGAAVLIMATGWWWADPAVAVAIGVFILPRTWRLGRAAVRILVQAAPEHLQVTAVHDRLAAVPGVVEVHDLHVWTLTSGMEVASAHLTMAPGAEVGAVLTAARTALHEDFHIEHATLQVEPGAARDGCGPAGW, encoded by the coding sequence ATGGGCGCAGGGCATGACCACCACCACGGGGCGGCGAACGTGGCGGACCGCCACTCGGGGCGGCTCTGGGCGGCGTTCGCGCTGCTCGCCGCGCTGATGATCGTCGAGGCGGTGACCGCGCTCGGCACCGGCTCGCTGGCGCTGCTCTCCGACGCCGGGCACATGTTCACCGACGTGCTCGGCATCGGCATGGCGCTCGCCGCGATCACCGCCACCCGCCGGGCCACCGCCGACCCGCAGCGCACCTTCGGGCTCTACCGGCTGGAGGTGCTCGCCGCGCTCGGCAACGCCCTGCTGCTCAGCGGCGTCGCCGTCTACGTCCTCGTCGAGGCCGTCCGCCGTTTCGGCGACCCGCCCGAGGTGACCACCGGCCCGATGCTCGTGGTGGCGGTGCTGGGCCTGCTCGCCAACGTCGCCGCGTTCGCCCTGCTGCGCAGCGGGGCGAAGGAGAGCATCAACATGCGCGGGGCGTACCTGGAGGTGCTGGGCGACCTGCTCGGGTCGGTCGGCGTGATCGGCGCGGCGGTGCTGATCATGGCGACCGGCTGGTGGTGGGCGGACCCGGCGGTGGCCGTCGCGATCGGCGTGTTCATCCTGCCCCGCACCTGGCGGCTCGGGCGGGCCGCGGTGCGCATCCTGGTGCAGGCCGCGCCGGAGCACCTCCAGGTGACCGCCGTGCACGACCGGCTGGCCGCCGTGCCCGGCGTGGTCGAGGTGCACGACCTGCACGTCTGGACGCTGACCTCCGGCATGGAGGTCGCCTCGGCCCACCTGACCATGGCGCCCGGCGCGGAGGTCGGCGCGGTGCTGACCGCCGCCCGCACCGCCCTGCACGAGGACTTCCACATCGAGCACGCCACGTTGCAGGTCGAGCCCGGAGCGGCCCGCGACGGCTGCGGCCCGGCCGGCTGGTGA
- a CDS encoding HelD family protein — MTDRTTLEQEIAAEQRHLDRVYARLAELRRFAAQAEKDGYRLARVGNFGALVERDAMVFHAAQRRHVLDAEHEGLVFGRLDLREGQVLHVGRLGVRGEDAETLVVDWRAPAAAAFYQATPAQPLGVVRRRTISSSAERVTRIEDDLLDPAAAPPDMAVVGDGGLLATLSRATGRGMRDIVATIQREQDEAIRSPASGVTIVSGGPGTGKTAVALHRAAYLLYSDRSRYAGGGILVVGPSAVFVEYIASVLPSLGEETATLRSLGSLFPGMGATRTDPPEVAAVKGSLRMRRVLERAVRDAVPGGPGELRLLYRGELLRLDRRELDGIRDRALGRGARRNESRRAGFDGVFAALWAQARRLSIGRLPEQRAFEDEIAERPEFREFLKAWWPRLHPRHVLGWLARPDRLRRYAAGVLSRAEAGLLVEAYRTLDAEGLTIADVALLDELDALLGKPVQPKRAKRDPFQLAGGVRELSTHADRQRAAREAARERPEDYRDFAHVVVDEAQDVSPMQWRMIGRRGRLASWTVVGDPAQTAWTGDPQELTRARDAALGRRRRHEFELTTNYRNSAEIFAVAAAEIRRLYPDLALPRAVRSTGVAPVELTVPAAGLAAATVAAVGDLLGEVEGTVGVITPVPRRDEVAGWLAGRAAPRLQVVTSLQAKGMEYDGVVLVAPGEIRADPGSGVRTLYVALSRATQRLVTIDPTG; from the coding sequence TTGACCGACCGCACGACCCTGGAGCAGGAGATCGCCGCCGAGCAGCGGCACCTCGACCGGGTGTACGCCCGCCTCGCCGAGCTGCGCCGCTTCGCCGCGCAGGCCGAGAAGGACGGCTACCGCCTGGCCCGGGTGGGCAACTTCGGGGCGCTCGTCGAGCGGGACGCGATGGTCTTCCACGCCGCGCAGCGCCGGCACGTGCTCGACGCCGAGCACGAGGGGCTGGTCTTCGGCCGGCTGGACCTGCGGGAGGGGCAGGTGCTGCACGTGGGGCGGCTGGGGGTGCGCGGCGAGGACGCCGAGACCCTGGTGGTGGACTGGCGGGCCCCGGCCGCCGCCGCCTTCTACCAGGCGACGCCGGCCCAGCCGCTGGGCGTGGTGCGGCGCCGCACGATCTCCTCGTCGGCGGAGCGGGTGACCCGGATCGAGGACGACCTGCTGGACCCGGCGGCGGCCCCGCCGGACATGGCGGTGGTGGGCGACGGCGGGCTGCTGGCGACCCTGTCCCGGGCCACCGGCCGGGGGATGCGCGACATCGTGGCCACGATCCAGCGTGAGCAGGACGAGGCGATCCGCTCCCCCGCCTCCGGGGTGACGATCGTCTCGGGCGGGCCGGGCACGGGCAAGACGGCGGTGGCCCTGCACCGGGCGGCGTACCTGCTCTATTCCGACCGCAGCCGCTACGCGGGCGGCGGCATCCTGGTGGTGGGCCCGTCGGCGGTGTTCGTGGAGTACATCGCCTCGGTGCTGCCGTCGCTGGGCGAGGAGACGGCGACGTTGCGCTCGCTGGGGTCGCTGTTCCCGGGGATGGGCGCGACGCGCACCGACCCGCCGGAGGTGGCGGCGGTGAAGGGGTCGCTGCGGATGCGCCGGGTGCTGGAGCGGGCGGTGCGGGACGCGGTGCCGGGCGGGCCGGGCGAGCTGCGCCTGCTCTACCGGGGTGAGCTGCTGCGGCTCGACCGCCGGGAGCTCGACGGCATCCGGGACCGGGCGCTGGGCCGGGGCGCCCGCCGCAACGAGTCGCGCCGGGCGGGCTTCGACGGGGTGTTCGCGGCGCTGTGGGCGCAGGCCCGGCGGCTGAGCATCGGCCGGCTGCCGGAGCAGCGGGCGTTCGAGGACGAGATCGCCGAGCGGCCCGAGTTCCGCGAGTTCCTCAAGGCGTGGTGGCCGCGGCTGCACCCCCGGCACGTGCTGGGCTGGCTGGCCCGCCCCGACCGGCTGCGGCGGTACGCCGCCGGGGTGCTGTCCCGGGCGGAGGCCGGCCTGCTCGTCGAGGCGTACCGGACGCTGGACGCCGAGGGGCTCACGATCGCCGACGTCGCCCTGCTCGACGAGCTGGACGCGCTGTTGGGCAAGCCGGTGCAGCCGAAGCGGGCGAAGCGCGACCCGTTCCAGCTCGCCGGGGGCGTCCGCGAGCTGAGCACGCACGCCGACCGGCAGCGGGCGGCGCGCGAGGCGGCCCGGGAGCGGCCGGAGGACTACCGCGACTTCGCGCACGTGGTGGTCGACGAGGCGCAGGACGTGTCGCCGATGCAGTGGCGGATGATCGGCCGGCGCGGCCGGCTGGCGTCCTGGACGGTGGTGGGCGACCCGGCGCAGACCGCGTGGACGGGGGACCCGCAGGAGCTGACCCGGGCGCGGGACGCGGCGCTGGGCCGGCGGCGGCGGCACGAGTTCGAGCTGACCACCAACTACCGCAACTCGGCGGAGATCTTCGCGGTGGCGGCGGCGGAGATCCGCCGGCTCTACCCGGACCTGGCGCTGCCCCGGGCGGTGCGGTCGACCGGCGTGGCCCCGGTCGAGCTGACCGTGCCGGCGGCCGGGCTGGCGGCGGCGACCGTCGCGGCGGTCGGCGACCTGCTCGGCGAGGTGGAGGGCACGGTCGGGGTGATCACGCCGGTGCCGCGCCGCGACGAGGTCGCGGGCTGGCTGGCGGGCCGGGCCGCGCCGCGCCTGCAGGTGGTGACCAGCCTCCAGGCCAAGGGCATGGAGTACGACGGGGTGGTGCTGGTCGCCCCGGGCGAGATCCGGGCCGACCCGGGCTCGGGCGTGCGGACGCTGTACGTGGCGCTGTCCCGGGCGACCCAGCGCCTCGTCACGATCGACCCGACGGGCTGA
- a CDS encoding alpha/beta fold hydrolase yields MPEHVEVRLADDVRLHVEASGPVDAEVTAVLLHGWTLDGRSWHRQLAELRERFGERVRVVTYDARGHGRSGCMALRTATLAQLGDDLAAVLDAVAPAGPVVLVGHSMGGMTIMEYAHRHPGHFAARAAGLVFVSTTAEGHTHTVYGLSPRIARLIRLAETTGAGVLARCGAWRPPRALLRALRPSIRWMLFGDRCDPTDIRLVTSAVARATLRSIGGFRASIGAQHRLDTLAALAHLPAAALVGDRDRLTPPPCAESIAAALPATELTVCPGAGHMLMMERPAQVNAALTGVLDRVLAGAREASARP; encoded by the coding sequence ATGCCGGAACACGTCGAGGTGCGGCTCGCGGACGACGTGCGCCTGCACGTGGAGGCGTCCGGGCCGGTCGACGCCGAGGTCACCGCCGTCCTGCTGCACGGCTGGACGCTCGACGGGCGCAGCTGGCACCGGCAGCTCGCCGAGCTGCGCGAGCGGTTCGGCGAGCGGGTCCGGGTGGTCACCTACGACGCCCGGGGGCACGGCCGGTCCGGCTGCATGGCGCTGCGTACCGCCACCCTGGCCCAGCTCGGCGACGACCTGGCCGCCGTGCTCGACGCCGTCGCGCCGGCCGGGCCGGTGGTGCTGGTCGGGCACTCGATGGGCGGCATGACGATCATGGAGTACGCGCACCGGCACCCCGGCCACTTCGCCGCCCGCGCGGCGGGGCTGGTGTTCGTCTCGACCACCGCCGAGGGGCACACCCACACCGTGTACGGCCTCTCCCCCCGCATCGCCCGGCTGATCCGGCTGGCCGAGACCACCGGCGCGGGGGTGCTGGCCCGCTGCGGCGCGTGGCGGCCGCCCCGGGCCCTGCTGCGCGCCCTGCGGCCCAGCATCCGCTGGATGCTCTTCGGCGACCGCTGCGACCCGACCGACATCCGGCTGGTCACCTCGGCGGTGGCCCGGGCCACGCTGCGCTCGATCGGCGGGTTCCGGGCGTCGATCGGGGCCCAGCACCGGCTGGACACCCTCGCCGCGCTGGCCCACCTGCCGGCGGCGGCGCTGGTCGGCGACCGGGACCGGCTCACCCCGCCGCCGTGCGCGGAGTCGATCGCGGCGGCCCTGCCGGCGACGGAGCTGACGGTCTGCCCGGGCGCCGGGCACATGCTGATGATGGAGCGGCCCGCGCAGGTCAACGCCGCCCTGACCGGAGTGCTGGACCGGGTGCTGGCGGGGGCGCGCGAGGCGTCCGCGCGGCCCTGA
- a CDS encoding DUF3145 domain-containing protein, producing the protein MPTRGVVYVHSTPLAVCSHVEWAIARVLAAPVNLQWTAQPVDPGARRAECGWTGRPGTGAELAAALRQWPMIRFEVTEEPSAGVDGERFMYVPGRGLFRATVGAAGDIQLGEDRLRGIMAAARAPEALAHALDKALGTAWDAELEPYRYAGDGAPVTLLTRVG; encoded by the coding sequence GTGCCAACGCGTGGCGTCGTATACGTCCACTCGACCCCGCTCGCCGTGTGCTCACACGTCGAGTGGGCGATCGCGCGCGTCCTTGCCGCGCCGGTCAACCTGCAGTGGACGGCTCAGCCCGTCGATCCCGGCGCCCGCCGGGCCGAGTGCGGGTGGACCGGTCGCCCGGGGACGGGCGCCGAGCTGGCTGCTGCCCTCCGGCAGTGGCCCATGATCCGTTTCGAGGTGACCGAGGAACCAAGCGCGGGCGTCGACGGTGAACGCTTCATGTACGTTCCGGGGCGGGGCCTGTTCCGGGCGACCGTCGGCGCGGCCGGCGACATCCAGCTCGGCGAGGACCGGCTGCGCGGCATCATGGCGGCCGCCCGGGCCCCCGAGGCCCTCGCGCACGCGCTCGACAAGGCGCTCGGCACCGCCTGGGACGCCGAGCTGGAGCCCTACCGGTACGCGGGCGACGGCGCGCCGGTGACGCTGCTCACCCGGGTCGGCTGA